In Mycteria americana isolate JAX WOST 10 ecotype Jacksonville Zoo and Gardens chromosome 5, USCA_MyAme_1.0, whole genome shotgun sequence, one DNA window encodes the following:
- the LGMN gene encoding legumain — translation MMLKAVVLLGCVLGISTFPMEEPEDGGKHWVVIVAGSNGWYNYRHQADVCHAYQIVHRNGIPDEQIIVMMYDDIADNEENPTKGIVINRPNGTDVYAGVPKDYTKEDVTPKNFLAVLRGDAEAMKGVGSGKVLKSGPKDHVFVYFTDHGAPGLLAFPDDDLHVKDLNKTIWYMYRHKKYRKMVFYIEACESGSMMNHLADNINVYATTAANPRESSYACYYDDERQTYLGDWYSVNWMEDSDMEDLRKETLHKQFQLVKKRTNTSHVMQYGNRSISSMKVMQFQGMGKKAIPISLPPVEHYDLTPSPDVPFAIMKRKLMATNDVHEAKKIAAEMKTHLEVKEFIQESMRKIITLVTGSKEQTNQILSDRLTISNYDCYQSAVNHFKAHCFNWHLPLYEYALRQLYALVNVCEGGYPIDRICLAMDQVCLGY, via the exons ATGATGTTGAAAGCAGTTGTGCTGCTGGGCTGTGTGCTGGGCATCAGCACATTCCCCATGGAAGAACCTGAAGATGGAGGCAAGCACTGGGTGGTGATTGTTGCAGGTTCGAACGGCTGGTACAACTATCGACACCAG GCAGACGTGTGCCACGCGTACCAGATTGTACACCGAAATGGAATTCCAGATGAACAGATCATTGTCATGATGTATGATGACATTGCTGATAATGAGGA AAATCCAACAAAAGGCATTGTCATCAATAGACCTAACGGCACAGATGTGTATGCTGGAGTGCCCAAGGACTATACAAAGGAG GATGTTACTCCAAAGAATTTCCTTGCTGTTCTCAGAGGAGATGCGGAAGCAATGAAGGGGGTGGGATCAGGAAAAGTATTGAAAAG tggTCCCAAGGatcatgtgtttgtttatttcacTGACCATGGAGCTCCAGGACTTCTGGCTTTTCCTGATGATGAT CTTCACGTGAAGGACTTGAATAAGACTATTTGGTACATGTATCGTCACAAAAAATACCGGAAG ATGGTGTTTTACATTGAAGCATGTGAGTCTGGATCTATGATGAATCATTTGGCTGATAATATCAACG TTTATGCAACAACAGCTGCCAATCCCAGAGAGTCATCTTATGCATGTTACTATGATGATGAAAGGCAGACTTATCTTGGGGACTGGTACAGTGTGAATTGGATGGAAGATTCAGATATG GAGGATCTAAGAAAAGAAACACTCCACAAGCAGTTTCAGCTGGTGAAGAAACGCACCAACACCAGCCATGTGATGCAGTATGGAAACAGA AGCATCTCCTCCATGAAAGTGATGCAGTTTCAGGGCATGGGGAAGAAAGCTATCCCCATTTCTCTGCCACCTGTAGAACACTATGACCTGACGCCTAGTCCTGATGTGCCTTTTGCAATCATGAAACGAAAGCTGATGGCTACCAATGATGTTCATGAGGCTAAGAAGATTGCTGCAGAGATGAAAACACACCTGgag GTGAAAGAATTTATCCAAGAATCCATGCGAAAGATAATCACCTTAGTAACAGGATCAAAAGAACAGACCAACCAAATCCTGTCAGACAGATTGACCATCAGCAATTATGACTGCTACCAGTCAGCGGTGAACCACTTCAAAGCTCATTGCTTCAACTGGCACTTACCCTTG tatgAGTATGCACTGAGACAGCTGTATGCCTTGGTCAACGTTTGTGAAGGAGGATACCCCATTGACAG AATATGCCTGGCCATGGATCAGGTGTGCCTTGGGTATTGA